From Shewanella psychrophila, a single genomic window includes:
- the atpE gene encoding F0F1 ATP synthase subunit C: METVLGMTAIAVALLIGMGALGTAIGFGLLGGKFLEGAARQPEMAPMLQVKMFIVAGLLDAVTMIGVGIALFMLFTNPLGAML, encoded by the coding sequence ATGGAAACTGTATTAGGCATGACAGCTATCGCTGTTGCTCTACTAATTGGTATGGGTGCTCTTGGTACCGCTATCGGTTTTGGCCTACTAGGTGGCAAGTTCTTGGAAGGCGCTGCGCGTCAACCAGAAATGGCTCCTATGCTGCAAGTTAAAATGTTCATTGTTGCGGGTCTTCTCGATGCAGTAACTATGATCGGTGTTGGTATCGCATTATTCATGCTTTTCACTAACCCTCTTGGTGCAATGCTGTAA
- the atpB gene encoding F0F1 ATP synthase subunit A, translated as MAATGEALTPQGYIQHHLTNLSVGEGFWTWHIDSLFFSVGLGVLFLWLFRSVGKKATTGVPGKLQCFVEMIIEFVDSSVKETFHGRNPVIAPLALTIFVWVFMMNFMDMVPVDWIPSLAAAAGIPYMKVVPTTDLNITFSMAIGVFLLIIYYSIKVKGVSGFVKELTMQPFNHWAMIPVNFLLESVTLIAKPISLALRLFGNLYAGELIFILIALMYGANMALSALGVTLQLGWLIFHILVITLQAFIFMMLTIVYLSMAHEDH; from the coding sequence ATGGCTGCAACTGGTGAAGCGTTAACACCGCAGGGCTATATCCAGCACCACCTAACCAACTTAAGTGTTGGTGAAGGCTTCTGGACATGGCATATTGATTCGTTGTTCTTTTCGGTTGGGCTTGGTGTTCTGTTCTTATGGCTATTCCGTAGCGTTGGTAAGAAGGCAACTACTGGTGTTCCTGGCAAACTTCAATGTTTTGTCGAGATGATCATCGAGTTTGTCGATTCTAGCGTGAAAGAAACCTTCCATGGCCGCAACCCTGTTATTGCTCCGTTGGCACTGACAATTTTTGTTTGGGTATTCATGATGAACTTCATGGATATGGTTCCAGTTGACTGGATCCCATCACTGGCTGCTGCAGCTGGTATCCCTTACATGAAAGTCGTACCTACGACCGACTTAAACATTACCTTTAGCATGGCTATCGGTGTGTTTTTGCTGATTATTTACTACAGCATTAAAGTCAAAGGCGTTTCAGGTTTTGTTAAAGAACTGACAATGCAGCCTTTTAACCATTGGGCAATGATACCCGTCAACTTCCTGTTAGAGTCTGTTACTTTGATAGCTAAGCCAATTTCATTGGCACTGCGTCTGTTCGGTAACTTATATGCAGGTGAGTTGATATTCATCCTTATTGCGTTGATGTATGGTGCAAATATGGCACTTTCGGCTCTAGGTGTAACTTTACAGCTAGGTTGGTTGATTTTCCATATTTTGGTTATTACCTTACAAGCGTTTATCTTCATGATGTTGACTATTGTTTACTTAAGCATGGCACATGAAGATCATTAA
- a CDS encoding ATP synthase subunit I: MSKVLARRGRWSAYKLVLMQAAVAGSASIFFFALWGVQYGLSALAGAAIAVLPNFVFATLAFSHTGASSSAKVVKTFYWGEAVKLLLTIAMFSLVFINWKVGFMPLFVCYTLALIVHWTAPLFFKQS; the protein is encoded by the coding sequence TTGAGTAAAGTTTTGGCTCGTCGTGGCCGGTGGTCTGCCTATAAGTTGGTTTTGATGCAGGCGGCGGTGGCTGGGAGTGCTTCGATTTTCTTTTTCGCTCTGTGGGGAGTTCAGTATGGCCTATCTGCCTTGGCAGGTGCTGCTATTGCTGTACTTCCTAATTTTGTATTCGCAACCCTAGCTTTCTCTCATACGGGAGCAAGTTCATCGGCAAAAGTTGTTAAGACTTTTTACTGGGGGGAAGCGGTAAAGTTGCTGTTAACCATAGCTATGTTTTCGTTAGTGTTTATCAATTGGAAGGTTGGATTTATGCCACTTTTTGTTTGTTATACCTTAGCGTTAATAGTGCATTGGACGGCTCCTTTATTTTTCAAGCAAAGTTAA